A single window of Jiangella alkaliphila DNA harbors:
- a CDS encoding carbohydrate ABC transporter permease: MSTATTATTGDTGKGAVTGAGPGGTAPTARRRRRGRHHWRRRRKEYLLFLLMISPNLLIIGTFDYWPVLYNAWLSLTRWNMISGVPRYVGLENYQNLLTSESFHGILLTTLTFSAAIVVGSVVLGLALALLFDQKLRGRGFVRTAAFAPHIVSGAAIATLWLFIFDPAYGLTRVLLDPLGIESPRWVNDADWALVALVIAYLWKGIGFVAVVYLAGLQNLPEELYEAARLDGAGTWTTFRRITLPLLSPVTFFVLVTSIIGTFQAYDMIAVLTGGGPGDATTTLSWYVYQQGFRASDAGTAAAAAMVLFVILLVVTGLQTRFVQRKVHYT; encoded by the coding sequence GTGAGCACCGCCACCACCGCCACCACCGGCGACACGGGCAAAGGCGCCGTCACCGGCGCCGGCCCCGGCGGCACCGCGCCGACGGCCCGCCGACGGCGACGCGGCCGGCACCACTGGCGCCGTCGCCGCAAGGAGTACCTGCTCTTCCTGCTGATGATCTCGCCGAACCTGCTGATCATCGGCACGTTCGACTACTGGCCGGTCCTCTACAACGCGTGGCTGAGCCTGACCCGCTGGAACATGATCTCCGGCGTCCCGCGGTACGTGGGACTGGAGAACTACCAGAACCTGCTCACCAGTGAGAGCTTCCACGGGATCCTGCTGACCACGCTCACGTTCAGCGCGGCGATCGTGGTGGGCAGCGTGGTGCTGGGCCTCGCGCTGGCGCTGCTGTTCGACCAGAAGCTGCGCGGCCGGGGGTTCGTCCGGACCGCGGCGTTCGCCCCGCACATCGTCAGCGGCGCCGCCATCGCGACGTTGTGGCTGTTCATCTTCGACCCGGCGTACGGGCTGACGCGGGTGCTGCTCGACCCGCTCGGGATCGAGTCGCCACGCTGGGTGAACGACGCCGACTGGGCGCTGGTCGCCCTGGTCATCGCGTACCTGTGGAAGGGCATCGGGTTCGTCGCGGTCGTGTACCTCGCCGGGCTGCAGAACCTGCCCGAGGAGCTCTACGAGGCGGCCCGGCTCGACGGCGCCGGCACGTGGACGACGTTCCGGCGCATCACGCTGCCGCTGTTGTCGCCGGTGACGTTCTTCGTGCTGGTCACGTCGATCATCGGCACCTTCCAGGCGTACGACATGATCGCCGTCCTCACCGGGGGCGGGCCGGGCGACGCCACGACGACGTTGTCCTGGTACGTCTACCAGCAGGGCTTCCGCGCCTCCGACGCCGGCACCGCCGCCGCGGCCGCCATGGTGCTGTTCGTCATCCTCCTCGTCGTCACGGGCCTGCAGACCAGGTTCGTCCAGCGCAAGGTGCACTACACATGA
- a CDS encoding ABC transporter substrate-binding protein, with translation MRPSRPSRRDFLAMAAAAGVAVPLIGCAGGVTDDGGSDDGTPAPGGNLDQVDVSPPSQYAGRVNVAMWSAMGGVNGEALAALVEKFNQSQEDVYAEVQFQGAYAESAPKLTAALRAGAVPDVMMLADTFWGRFLINDALEPLNGYFDDDFGRDDYVEALYDEGLVGDELYWLSFGRSTPLFYYNKNVFQQAGLPDRGPDTWSELREWSSAISQLTVNGQPLKAHAFTGDDDWQFMAAVWQFGGRLSDGLDVTIDSGGAVDAARWHQQYIFEDGYGYLAQASGTDFGTGVVATTITSTGGLRGIYEAAATAGFEVGTAFLPKEVASGVPTGGMGFSLLRGAAQERKDAAFQLLKFLGQPENAAEWTLATGYLPIVKASMDVPELAQTLSSDPNFSVAVEQLPEAQGSDAIRSFLPNGTDLIISGLQRIYSDGSEDPQDVFDEVAEQLRQGVEDIRPAYEEYFG, from the coding sequence ATGCGCCCCTCCCGGCCGAGCCGGCGCGACTTCCTCGCCATGGCGGCGGCCGCCGGCGTCGCCGTCCCGCTGATCGGCTGTGCGGGCGGCGTCACCGACGACGGCGGCAGCGACGACGGCACCCCCGCCCCGGGCGGCAACCTCGACCAGGTCGACGTCAGCCCGCCGTCGCAGTACGCCGGTCGCGTCAACGTCGCCATGTGGAGCGCGATGGGCGGCGTCAACGGCGAGGCGCTGGCCGCGCTGGTGGAGAAGTTCAACCAGTCGCAGGAGGACGTCTACGCCGAGGTGCAGTTCCAGGGCGCCTACGCCGAGTCCGCGCCCAAGCTGACCGCCGCTCTGCGGGCCGGCGCCGTCCCCGACGTCATGATGCTGGCCGACACGTTCTGGGGCCGGTTCCTCATCAACGACGCCCTCGAGCCGCTGAACGGCTACTTCGACGACGACTTCGGCCGCGATGACTACGTCGAGGCGCTCTACGACGAGGGGCTGGTCGGCGACGAGCTGTACTGGCTCTCCTTCGGCCGCAGCACGCCGCTGTTCTACTACAACAAGAACGTGTTCCAGCAGGCCGGCCTGCCCGACCGCGGTCCGGACACGTGGTCGGAGCTGCGCGAGTGGTCGTCGGCGATCTCGCAGCTCACCGTCAACGGCCAGCCGCTCAAGGCGCACGCGTTCACCGGCGACGACGACTGGCAGTTCATGGCGGCGGTCTGGCAGTTCGGCGGCCGGCTGTCCGACGGACTGGACGTCACCATCGACTCCGGCGGCGCCGTCGACGCGGCCCGGTGGCACCAGCAGTACATCTTCGAGGACGGCTACGGCTACCTCGCGCAGGCGTCCGGCACCGACTTCGGCACGGGTGTCGTCGCCACCACGATCACGTCGACCGGCGGGCTGCGCGGCATCTACGAGGCGGCCGCGACCGCCGGGTTCGAGGTCGGCACCGCGTTCCTGCCGAAGGAGGTCGCCAGCGGCGTCCCGACCGGCGGCATGGGGTTCTCGCTGCTCAGGGGTGCCGCGCAGGAGCGCAAGGACGCCGCGTTCCAGCTGCTGAAGTTCCTCGGGCAGCCGGAGAACGCGGCCGAGTGGACGCTCGCCACCGGCTACCTGCCGATCGTCAAGGCGTCGATGGACGTCCCCGAGCTGGCGCAGACCCTGTCCAGCGACCCGAACTTCAGCGTCGCCGTCGAGCAGCTGCCCGAGGCGCAGGGCAGCGACGCGATCCGGTCCTTCCTGCCCAACGGCACCGACCTCATCATCAGCGGCCTGCAGCGCATCTACAGCGACGGCAGCGAGGACCCGCAGGACGTCTTCGACGAGGTCGCCGAGCAGCTGCGGCAGGGCGTCGAGGACATCCGGCCCGCCTACGAGGAGTACTTCGGCTGA
- a CDS encoding carbohydrate ABC transporter permease, producing the protein MSAARLRRVLLYAGLVAVGLLFIGPLYWLFSSALKESGDIYRFPPSWLPGWHFENFADAWRAAPFGDFFVNSLIVTAGGAAIKLVNATLTAYAFVFLRFPYKNVIFLVMLGALMVPNNVTLIVNYITVSNLGWVNTYLGLIIPSAGSVFGMFLLRQYMLTLPGDVVEAARVDGAGHLRIMWQVVLPMCKPMLVTVGIIAVVDMWNDFIWPLIVTNTVEMRTLPIGLLYLRSTEGYSNWGAIMAGTVMVALPMLILFLLAQRQITRGLTGGAVKG; encoded by the coding sequence ATGAGCGCCGCACGGTTGCGACGGGTGCTGCTGTACGCGGGCCTGGTGGCCGTCGGGCTGCTGTTCATCGGCCCGCTGTACTGGCTGTTCTCGTCGGCTCTCAAGGAGTCGGGCGACATCTACCGGTTCCCGCCGAGTTGGCTGCCCGGCTGGCACTTCGAGAACTTCGCCGACGCCTGGCGGGCCGCGCCGTTCGGCGACTTCTTCGTCAACTCGCTGATCGTCACCGCGGGCGGCGCCGCGATCAAGCTGGTCAACGCCACGCTGACGGCGTACGCGTTCGTGTTCCTGCGATTCCCCTACAAGAACGTGATCTTCCTGGTGATGCTCGGCGCCCTGATGGTGCCGAACAACGTCACGCTGATCGTCAACTACATCACCGTGTCGAACCTCGGCTGGGTGAACACCTACCTGGGGCTGATCATCCCCAGCGCCGGGTCGGTGTTCGGCATGTTCCTGCTGCGCCAGTACATGCTCACGCTGCCCGGCGACGTCGTCGAGGCGGCGCGGGTCGACGGCGCCGGACACCTGCGCATCATGTGGCAGGTCGTGCTGCCGATGTGCAAGCCGATGCTGGTCACCGTCGGGATCATCGCCGTCGTCGACATGTGGAACGACTTCATCTGGCCGCTCATCGTCACCAACACCGTCGAGATGCGGACGCTGCCCATCGGATTGCTGTACCTGCGCTCCACCGAGGGCTACTCGAACTGGGGCGCGATCATGGCCGGCACGGTGATGGTCGCGCTCCCGATGCTCATCCTCTTCCTCCTCGCCCAGCGGCAGATCACCCGCGGGCTGACCGGCGGGGCCGTCAAGGGCTGA
- a CDS encoding phage baseplate protein, which produces MTALSRRAFVRLGGAAAGAGALALTGSTAVAAGGGAGAAPARTPSFDLTAPAEPFLVNVGLHDQRTIMQSFAVDSTGGHVYVVQITQGGTVLPGDAPGDEEYARRAARGDLTLSKLDLAGNLLGHMYLKRFGHGVAIGVERSGRHVHLWTEVDAVTEGASGWGTRLLRFPFADGAVIDADTTPGLQRRELLPGVDRTTCNIDPVHRTLVMRYRRDGAFRFALFDLDDVRRERLAYRPIADVAQPDVLSGGPVFQGYATYGRDLYLFDGQIYSATNPPEGRGNAHLTRVDWRTGAVAERVRTTDGHELHRREPEGLGVWLASPGRRPTARLGFAFGTSVSADPDDDRLCTILTKSLA; this is translated from the coding sequence GTGACGGCACTCTCGCGGCGGGCGTTCGTCCGGCTCGGCGGTGCGGCGGCCGGTGCCGGCGCACTGGCGTTGACGGGATCGACGGCGGTAGCGGCGGGCGGCGGAGCGGGCGCGGCGCCCGCGCGGACCCCGTCGTTCGACCTGACCGCGCCGGCCGAGCCGTTCCTCGTCAACGTGGGCCTGCACGACCAGCGGACCATCATGCAGTCGTTCGCCGTCGACAGCACCGGCGGGCACGTCTACGTCGTCCAGATCACCCAGGGCGGCACCGTCCTCCCCGGCGACGCGCCCGGCGACGAGGAGTACGCGCGCCGGGCCGCCCGCGGCGACCTCACGCTGTCGAAGCTGGACCTGGCCGGGAACCTGCTCGGGCACATGTACCTCAAGCGGTTCGGCCACGGCGTCGCGATCGGTGTGGAGAGGTCCGGCCGCCACGTCCACCTGTGGACAGAGGTCGACGCCGTCACCGAGGGCGCCAGCGGGTGGGGGACGCGGCTGCTGCGGTTCCCGTTCGCCGATGGCGCGGTGATCGACGCCGACACGACGCCGGGCCTGCAACGACGCGAGCTGCTCCCCGGCGTCGACCGCACCACCTGCAACATCGACCCCGTCCACCGCACGCTGGTCATGCGCTACCGCCGCGACGGCGCGTTCCGGTTCGCCCTCTTCGACCTCGACGACGTCCGCCGCGAGCGGCTCGCGTATCGGCCGATCGCCGACGTCGCCCAGCCGGACGTGCTCAGCGGCGGGCCGGTGTTCCAGGGCTACGCGACATACGGGCGCGACCTCTACCTCTTCGACGGGCAGATCTACAGCGCGACCAACCCGCCGGAGGGCCGCGGCAACGCGCACCTGACCCGGGTCGACTGGCGGACCGGCGCCGTCGCCGAGCGGGTGCGCACGACCGACGGACACGAGCTGCACCGCCGCGAGCCGGAGGGCCTCGGCGTCTGGCTGGCGTCGCCAGGCCGGCGGCCCACGGCGCGGCTCGGCTTCGCGTTCGGCACCAGCGTCAGCGCCGACCCCGACGACGACCGGCTCTGCACGATCCTGACGAAGTCGCTGGCCTAG
- a CDS encoding glycerophosphodiester phosphodiesterase — protein MTMSLCAHRGSPSVLPENTVGSFQRAVDEGADEIELDLRLSADGRLVVIHDATVDRTTDGTGAVAELTFEQLRALDAGGGAPIPSFEEVLDGVGARLQVEIKAPEAAGPLAALLRDRPDDLARISPCCFDADVVAELVRLFPDAPVGLIGSGGSAEALDRAVELGASRVLFGWAGTDRALVEQAQARGLEFSIWLVNTPEQLRDARALGVDGFTTDHTAAIAAELARTEEAAS, from the coding sequence ATGACGATGAGCCTGTGCGCGCACCGCGGCTCGCCCTCGGTGCTGCCGGAGAACACGGTCGGGTCGTTCCAGCGGGCCGTCGACGAGGGCGCCGACGAGATCGAGCTGGACCTGCGGCTGTCCGCCGACGGCCGGCTGGTGGTCATCCACGACGCCACCGTCGACCGGACCACGGACGGGACCGGCGCCGTCGCCGAGCTGACGTTCGAGCAGCTCCGGGCGCTGGACGCCGGCGGCGGCGCGCCGATCCCGTCGTTCGAGGAGGTCCTCGACGGCGTCGGCGCGCGGCTGCAGGTCGAGATCAAGGCGCCGGAGGCGGCCGGGCCGCTGGCCGCGCTGCTGCGCGACCGTCCGGACGACCTCGCCCGCATCTCGCCGTGCTGCTTCGACGCTGACGTCGTCGCCGAGCTGGTCCGGTTGTTCCCGGACGCGCCGGTCGGGCTGATCGGGTCCGGCGGCTCCGCCGAGGCGCTGGACCGGGCTGTCGAGCTGGGGGCGTCGCGGGTGCTGTTCGGCTGGGCCGGCACCGACCGCGCGCTGGTCGAGCAGGCCCAGGCCCGCGGCCTGGAGTTCAGCATCTGGCTGGTCAACACGCCCGAGCAGCTCCGCGACGCGCGGGCGCTCGGCGTCGACGGATTCACCACCGACCACACGGCCGCCATCGCGGCCGAGCTGGCCCGGACCGAGGAGGCGGCATCGTGA